Genomic segment of Thermococcus sp.:
TAGCCCAAATATCTTGAACAATTCAACAGTTACGTATTTAAACAACTCGCTTAAATTTCCATTACCTTTAACTACCCTCTCAAAACCGTCCATTTTCCGAAAGTGGGTTCCAGTGGAAATGAAACTCTGGGGGGTCTTTTCGATACTCATCGAAAAAGACCTTTATTTCCACTGGAAAAACTGTCTCCTGTAGTATCTTTAAGAACATCAATGGATGGTTCGGCACAAGGGCACCTTTTTAAGGTTCGAGTGGAAATGAAACCCATGCTCCCGGTGCCGGTGGTGAGACGGCTTTTGCGTGTGAAGGTCAAGGTGAGCCGGAACCGACTGATGCAGATAGCCGTTTCAGTGTTCGGACTCGCTTTAGTGTTCGCGGTTGCGTTTTCCTATTTTGAGAACGTGGATTTCTTCACGGCCTTCTACTGGGCGGTAATAACGATGGCGACGATTGGCTACGGTGACGTTACGCCTAAGACTGAAGCTGGACGGGTAGTTGCAATGGTTACCGCCGTTGCCGGAATATCAACGTTTACCGCTCTTGTTTCCCTTCTTGCTGAGAACTTCATCTCTTCCTCCCTCAGGAGGATGATGGGCATGCACCGTGTTAGGTATTCCAACCATTACCTCGTAATCGGTCGGGGGAGTAGTGTTTCAACGTGCGTAAACGAGCTCCTCGGTGCAATCGAGCGTGGTGAACTGAAGCTTGCCCTAATAGTTGTGGTCTTTCCAGATGAGGAAGAACGCAAGCGGGTCGAGCTCCCAGAGGAAGTGGAAGTTTTAATCGGTGACCCCACGAGCAGAGAAACCCTTGAGAGAGCCCGCGTTGATAGAGCCTCCCACATAATCCTGGCACTCGAGGACGACTCCAAGGCCGTTTTCGTCACTTTGATGGTTAAGAGGATGTCAAAGGCCAGGGTTTTTGTTGAGGTCCTGAGCGAGGACAGCGTCGAGCTCCTAAGGGGGGCAGGGGCCGATAGGGTTGTGGTTAGCAGGAGCCTCGCCGGAAGGCTCTTGGCCAGTTCGATTTTTGAGCCCGAAGTTGTTGACGTCATAGAGGACATAACCAGCTCCGTTGGGGGTTACGACGTTGCTGTGATGGAAGGAAATGCCTTTTGGGGCAGGCCCTATATGGAGGCCCTCCGCGAACTCAAGGAGCGGGAGGACGTTTTCCTCCTTGGTTACTACCACAACATGCCAGTCCTCAACCCTCCCCTTGAGGAGCCGATTCCTCCCGGGGCGAAACTGATAGTTCTGAGGGGCTCGGTTTCCATTGGAAAACTTCGATAAAAACGCCCATTACTGGTAGTTTTCTTTTTTCTGGGCTTTTCAGTAAAATTGGGGCCTTTATAAAGTTTGTTTTTCGAAACAGACGAAAGCCTTAAAAGTTTGGTCTTCGAGAGTGGGTGGGCAAAAAGTATATTAACCCCTCGGTTTTACTCTTGACAAAGGTATTTGGGTGAGTCTCATGGCCAAGAAGAAGGTTGAAGAGGTTAAGGAGCTTGAGGAGTTCGAGGAGCTTGAAATAGCCGAAAGCTCACCTTCATCATCAAAGAAGAAGGGGAAGGAAATCAAGACCCTGGAAGATTTGCCCGGCGTTGGCCCGGCCACCGCCGAAAAGCTCCGCGAGGCCGGGTACGACACCATCGAGGCCATAGCAGTTGCTTCTCCCCTTGAGCTCAAGGAAATAGCTGGAATAAGTGAAGGTGCCGCGCTCAAGATAATACAGGCTGCTAGGGAAGCGGCCAACATCGGAACCTTCATGCGGGCAGACGAGTACATGGAGAGGAGAAGGACAATAGGAAGGATTTCCACTGGAAGCAAAAGCCTTGACAAGCTCCTCGGCGGTGGAATCGAAACGCAGGCCATAACCGAGGTCTTCGGTGAGTTCGGTAGCGGAAAGAC
This window contains:
- a CDS encoding ion channel, whose amino-acid sequence is MLPVPVVRRLLRVKVKVSRNRLMQIAVSVFGLALVFAVAFSYFENVDFFTAFYWAVITMATIGYGDVTPKTEAGRVVAMVTAVAGISTFTALVSLLAENFISSSLRRMMGMHRVRYSNHYLVIGRGSSVSTCVNELLGAIERGELKLALIVVVFPDEEERKRVELPEEVEVLIGDPTSRETLERARVDRASHIILALEDDSKAVFVTLMVKRMSKARVFVEVLSEDSVELLRGAGADRVVVSRSLAGRLLASSIFEPEVVDVIEDITSSVGGYDVAVMEGNAFWGRPYMEALRELKEREDVFLLGYYHNMPVLNPPLEEPIPPGAKLIVLRGSVSIGKLR